A section of the Sedimentisphaera cyanobacteriorum genome encodes:
- a CDS encoding SagB/ThcOx family dehydrogenase, whose protein sequence is MQGSIGDKFQQQTKYDRDKPFGKQLDWSAKPDTYKSYPESKTIKLPAAKPNSDMSVHEALKTRRSVRSYSQRPLKINELSYLLWSSTGISDTSRGFAFRTAPSAGALYPIETYIAVNNAEKLSPGVYHYNIRKHCLEQLREADVSGETARAALGQQMCAQAPAVFIWTAVFQRMKWKYGQRAYRYIYLDAGHIAENLALASASLGLGSCQIAAIFDDQVNKIIGVDGTEESTVYMSVAG, encoded by the coding sequence ATGCAGGGTTCAATTGGAGATAAGTTTCAGCAGCAAACCAAGTATGACAGGGACAAACCATTCGGCAAACAGTTAGACTGGTCTGCAAAACCTGACACCTACAAGAGCTATCCGGAGAGCAAAACGATAAAGCTCCCGGCAGCCAAACCCAACTCGGATATGAGTGTACATGAGGCACTGAAAACTCGGAGGAGCGTCCGCAGCTACTCTCAAAGACCGCTGAAGATAAACGAGCTTTCATATCTGCTCTGGTCATCCACCGGCATATCCGATACATCCCGCGGTTTTGCGTTTCGCACAGCCCCCTCAGCTGGAGCTCTTTATCCGATAGAAACTTATATTGCAGTAAACAATGCTGAAAAGCTAAGCCCGGGCGTTTACCACTACAACATAAGAAAACACTGCCTTGAGCAGCTCCGAGAGGCAGATGTTTCAGGCGAAACCGCCAGAGCCGCCCTTGGGCAGCAGATGTGTGCACAGGCTCCAGCTGTGTTTATATGGACTGCTGTTTTTCAGCGCATGAAATGGAAGTACGGCCAGAGGGCTTACCGGTATATCTATCTGGATGCAGGGCATATAGCAGAGAATCTCGCTCTTGCCTCTGCGAGCCTCGGACTGGGGAGCTGCCAGATAGCGGCTATTTTCGATGATCAGGTAAATAAGATTATCGGGGTTGACGGAACTGAAGAAAGCACCGTTTATATGAGCGTTGCAGGATAA
- the hisS gene encoding histidine--tRNA ligase, with the protein MKIQPVKGTRDFYPPQMRLHNWIVGGWKEASLRNGFEEYDGPIFEHLKMYEQKSGEEIAEQLFSFEDRGGRGLAIRPEITPTLARMVNQRINSLPKPIKWFSVPRVCRAERPQKGRLREFYQWNIDIIGVEEIVADAEVILCAVDYLRQTGLTEKDIAVKISSRKMLSRLLEACEIEQELHTGIYAALDKKAKIPEEAFEKLLEEKLPDQEKRQKLLEIFATKQLSELQENLQYSSEAAEAIDELVELFSLLESMGISEYCEFDIGIVRGLAYYTGMVFEIHDREGSLRAICGGGRFDSLLKDFGGPSIPATGMGMGDCVLEILLREKGLISEEMPKPAADYFIAVMDDELVEVAAGLAAKLRLAGFSAEFSYKKAKMKKLMKQASEMKAEKCIILGGEYIENKQIVLKNMETSEQRTADYKQFCDELKFSEPNQENGEE; encoded by the coding sequence ATGAAGATTCAGCCAGTAAAAGGAACAAGAGATTTTTACCCCCCGCAGATGCGTCTGCACAACTGGATAGTTGGAGGATGGAAAGAGGCTTCGCTCAGAAACGGCTTCGAAGAATACGACGGGCCTATTTTTGAGCATTTGAAGATGTATGAACAGAAAAGCGGGGAAGAGATAGCCGAACAGCTTTTCAGCTTTGAAGACCGCGGCGGCCGCGGGCTTGCCATACGCCCAGAAATAACCCCTACCCTTGCCAGAATGGTCAATCAGAGAATCAATTCCCTTCCAAAGCCTATAAAGTGGTTCAGCGTGCCTCGTGTATGCAGGGCAGAGAGGCCTCAGAAAGGCCGGCTGAGGGAATTTTATCAGTGGAATATTGATATTATAGGCGTAGAGGAAATTGTTGCCGATGCGGAGGTAATCCTCTGCGCTGTAGATTATCTGCGGCAAACCGGGCTTACCGAGAAGGATATCGCAGTTAAGATATCCTCGCGAAAGATGCTCAGCAGGCTTTTAGAGGCGTGCGAGATAGAGCAGGAACTCCATACCGGAATCTACGCAGCCTTGGACAAAAAAGCGAAAATACCCGAAGAGGCTTTCGAAAAACTGCTCGAGGAAAAACTGCCCGATCAGGAAAAACGGCAGAAGCTCCTTGAGATATTCGCAACAAAACAGCTCAGTGAGCTTCAGGAAAACTTGCAGTACAGCAGCGAAGCAGCAGAGGCCATCGATGAGCTTGTCGAGCTTTTCAGCCTGCTTGAGAGCATGGGAATCAGCGAATACTGCGAATTTGACATTGGAATTGTGCGCGGGCTTGCCTACTACACAGGCATGGTTTTCGAGATACACGACCGTGAGGGCAGTCTTCGTGCGATATGCGGAGGCGGACGCTTCGACAGCCTGCTCAAAGACTTCGGAGGCCCGTCAATACCCGCTACCGGCATGGGGATGGGAGACTGCGTTCTTGAGATTCTGCTCAGAGAGAAAGGGCTAATCTCGGAAGAAATGCCCAAACCCGCAGCGGACTATTTCATCGCCGTGATGGATGATGAGCTTGTCGAGGTGGCCGCAGGGCTTGCAGCGAAGCTGAGGCTTGCAGGATTCTCAGCAGAATTTTCGTACAAAAAGGCCAAGATGAAAAAGCTTATGAAGCAGGCCTCGGAAATGAAGGCAGAAAAGTGCATAATTCTCGGCGGGGAGTATATCGAGAATAAACAGATCGTTTTGAAGAATATGGAAACCTCCGAGCAGCGGACTGCAGATTACAAGCAGTTCTGCGATGAGCTCAAGTTCAGCGAACCAAATCAGGAAAATGGCGAAGAATAA